In the genome of bacterium, one region contains:
- a CDS encoding ParB/RepB/Spo0J family partition protein, translating to MKPKVPSLGRGLSALIPGASDEAVEGEYRQLPIAAIEPNPLQPRRHFDETSLQELAASIKQQGVLQPLLVEEPEPGVFRLLAGERRLRAAKLAGLTEVPIRLLQGLDDGQRGLITLIENLQREDLDSIEFANGCQKLLEQTNWTHDELAKQLGRGRSTITNTLRILTLPEAVQESIRRRELSEGHGRALLGAQPKDIPTLWRIVLEQTLNVRQTEALVQKSMASTPKDTVKRGGRPTYDDPVLRNQLEERLGCQILFAGNPNKGKIVLQFQSVEQREVLVKKLLEP from the coding sequence ATGAAACCTAAAGTACCAAGTCTCGGCCGAGGGTTATCCGCCTTGATCCCGGGGGCTTCCGACGAAGCGGTGGAGGGGGAATACCGCCAGCTTCCCATCGCGGCAATCGAACCGAATCCGTTACAACCACGCCGTCATTTCGATGAAACCTCGTTACAGGAATTAGCTGCTTCGATTAAGCAGCAAGGGGTGTTACAACCGTTGCTGGTGGAAGAACCGGAGCCGGGAGTGTTCCGGTTACTGGCAGGCGAGCGGCGATTGCGGGCAGCGAAATTAGCTGGTCTGACCGAAGTCCCGATTCGCTTGCTGCAAGGATTGGACGACGGCCAACGCGGACTTATTACCTTAATCGAGAATTTGCAACGCGAGGACTTGGATTCGATTGAGTTTGCCAATGGTTGTCAAAAGCTGTTGGAGCAAACAAATTGGACACACGATGAATTAGCGAAACAATTGGGACGCGGTCGTTCGACGATAACCAATACCTTGCGCATCCTGACGTTACCGGAAGCAGTCCAAGAGAGTATCCGACGCAGGGAATTGAGTGAAGGGCACGGCAGAGCGCTGTTAGGCGCACAACCCAAGGACATTCCAACGCTCTGGCGAATCGTTCTCGAACAAACGCTAAACGTCCGGCAGACCGAAGCGCTCGTCCAGAAGAGTATGGCGAGTACCCCGAAAGATACCGTAAAACGGGGCGGCAGACCGACCTACGACGACCCGGTATTGCGAAATCAGTTGGAGGAGCGACTTGGTTGTCAAATATTGTTTGCGGGGAACCCGAACAAAGGGAAAATCGTTCTACAGTTTCAGAGCGTCGAACAGCGCGAGGTACTTGTAAAAAAACTGTTAGAGCCGTAA
- a CDS encoding AAA family ATPase: MSGKVIVVANQKGGVGKTTTAVNLATAIALAERKVLLIDMDPQANATSGLGVEVPPDHPTSYELLLKEVDFRNCVLPTQVEYLSIIPAHIRLVGAEIELVPMMSREHMLKNALSTIREDFEWVIIDCPPSLGLLTLNALTASDSVLIPIQAEYYALEGLTQLLNTIRLVKRHLNPQLEIEGAVLTMYDQRLSLSKQVRDDVKRFFKGRVFETPIHRSVKLSEAPSHGLPIFLYDITSRGAKNYLALAEELILDET, translated from the coding sequence ATGAGTGGAAAAGTAATTGTGGTGGCGAATCAAAAGGGCGGCGTCGGTAAAACGACGACTGCTGTTAATCTCGCGACTGCGATTGCCCTTGCCGAGCGGAAGGTGCTGCTCATCGATATGGATCCCCAAGCGAATGCGACCAGCGGGTTGGGAGTAGAAGTTCCGCCGGATCATCCGACCAGTTACGAGTTATTACTCAAGGAAGTAGATTTCCGGAATTGCGTGTTACCGACCCAAGTAGAATACTTAAGCATTATACCTGCGCATATCCGGTTAGTCGGGGCGGAAATCGAACTGGTTCCGATGATGTCGCGCGAACACATGTTGAAAAACGCATTATCGACGATCCGCGAAGATTTTGAGTGGGTGATTATCGATTGTCCCCCATCGCTTGGATTATTGACGTTGAATGCCTTGACCGCTTCCGATTCGGTGTTGATCCCGATTCAAGCCGAGTATTACGCATTGGAAGGATTGACTCAGTTACTAAACACGATCCGGCTTGTGAAACGGCACTTGAATCCACAATTGGAAATCGAAGGGGCTGTTTTGACGATGTACGACCAACGATTGAGCCTATCGAAGCAAGTCCGCGACGATGTGAAACGGTTTTTTAAGGGTCGAGTGTTCGAAACCCCGATTCATCGTTCGGTCAAGCTTTCCGAGGCTCCGTCGCACGGACTTCCGATTTTTCTGTACGACATTACCAGTCGAGGCGCAAAAAACTATCTGGCGCTCGCCGAGGAGTTAATTCTCGATGAAACCTAA
- a CDS encoding NlpC/P60 family protein encodes MVRIPTKKTLLLLLLPLFTAGCFTTSIRYAVRTPKLLISNVTIPEQSKPIPILDDDSLDAADIEEYFRTHTEKLFETEDLPSVSMGDNHPLTIAIAQWMGTKYRFGGNGRKGIDCSGFVNEVFEEVGIDLPRSSREIARIGAEINREKLRYGDILTFARKKSRIHHVGIYLGDGRFAHASRKGVTVSTIEKGYWAKRYLGARRLDIKGIENAKPPVPVDVEEGGDPTEQTDAGSSTPVLGNMSTSLHK; translated from the coding sequence ATGGTTAGAATCCCGACAAAGAAAACACTTCTACTTCTACTACTACCGTTGTTTACCGCAGGATGTTTCACGACATCGATTCGGTACGCGGTCCGCACACCAAAACTTCTCATTAGTAACGTTACCATACCAGAACAAAGCAAACCGATTCCTATCCTCGACGATGATTCCCTCGATGCCGCCGATATTGAAGAGTATTTCCGCACTCATACTGAGAAACTGTTTGAGACCGAAGATTTACCCAGCGTTTCAATGGGTGATAATCATCCATTGACGATTGCGATAGCGCAATGGATGGGCACGAAATACCGCTTCGGTGGGAATGGCAGGAAAGGAATCGATTGTTCCGGTTTCGTGAATGAAGTCTTTGAAGAAGTAGGCATCGACTTGCCTCGCAGCTCGCGGGAAATTGCGAGAATCGGAGCGGAAATCAATCGCGAGAAATTGCGCTATGGCGATATTCTTACCTTTGCCCGTAAAAAGTCACGCATCCATCATGTTGGAATTTATCTGGGAGATGGAAGGTTTGCGCACGCTTCACGTAAAGGGGTAACAGTCTCGACCATCGAGAAAGGGTATTGGGCAAAGCGTTACCTTGGCGCTCGACGACTCGATATCAAAGGCATCGAAAATGCGAAACCGCCAGTTCCGGTCGATGTCGAGGAAGGCGGCGACCCCACCGAGCAAACTGATGCCGGATCATCAACCCCAGTACTCGGGAATATGTCAACCTCGCTGCATAAGTAA